In the Nicotiana tabacum cultivar K326 chromosome 16, ASM71507v2, whole genome shotgun sequence genome, one interval contains:
- the LOC107814551 gene encoding E3 ubiquitin ligase BIG BROTHER-related — protein MENSKSNNNNNEAASAAAKSTTVIAAAADANNQQRVNPDGGNRPDGDSSLQVVEINANGESGVSAGRTPFTNLSQEDADLALARTLQEQERAYMMLSMNSDGIDFGSWDGGSYDHDEEDDEDFDDPSEEEDDSNVDEDEEDAFDVHAHDEAGEDENQGIELDPSAFSSDEAYARALQDAEERDMAARLLALAGINEMYVGQAQDGEDRGINSQDAWEDVDPDELSYEELIALGEVVGTESRGLSADTIASLPSVNYKAQTASDGTTDSCVICRLEYEDGDQLTVLSCKHSYHSECLNNWLQINKVCPMCSTEVSTSGNS, from the exons ATGGAGAATTCAAaaagtaataacaacaacaacgaagCAGCATCAGCAGCAGCTAAAAGCACAACCGTCATCGCGGCGGCGGCTGATGCCAACAACCAACAACGAGTAAACCCCGATGGCGGCAATAGGCCAGATGGGGATAGTAGTTTGCAAGTTGTGGAAATCAATGCAAATGGGGAATCGGGTGTTTCTGCTGGGAGAACTCCGTTCACCAACCTTAGTCAGGAGGATGCTGATCTTGCTCTCGCCCGCACTTTACAAGAGCAG GAAAGGGCTTATATGATGCTTAGCATGAACAGTGACGGGATTGATTTCGGGAGTTGGGATGGTGGGAGCTATGACCATGATGAGGAGGATGATGAAGATTTTGATGATCCAAGCGAAGAAGAAGATGATAGTAATGtagatgaggatgaagaagatgcattCGATGTGCATGCTCATGATGAAGCTGGCGAGGATGAGAACCaagggattgagttagacccatcggCTTTTTCTAGTGATGAGGCCTATGCCAGAGCATTACAAGATGCCGAAGAGAGGGACATGGCAGCAAGATTATTGGCCCTTGCCGGGATAAATGAAA TGTATGTTGGACAAGCTCAAGATGGAGAGGATCGTGGTATTAATTCCCAG GATGCATGGGAGGATGTCGATCCTGATGAGCTTTCTTATGAG GAACTTATAGCACTGGGTGAAGTTGTTGGAACTGAGAGCAGGGGTCTTTCTGCTGATACAATTGCCTCTTTGCCTTCAGTGAACTATAAGGCACAAACTGCATCAGACGGGACCACTGATTC GTGTGTTATATGTAGATTGGAATATGAAGATGGTGACCAATTGACTGTGCTATCCTGCAAACATTCTTATCATTCTGAATGTCTGAACAattggttacaaataaacaag GTCTGTCCAATGTGTAGCACTGAGGTCTCCACCTCCGGAAACAGCTAG
- the LOC107814550 gene encoding large ribosomal subunit protein P1, producing the protein MSSTGELACTYACLILHDDDIPVTAEKIGTLVKAANLKVESYWPSLFAKLCQKMNVDDLVMNVGAGGATAATVAVAAPPPPNTGDDIATAPSASDKKKEEKEESDDELMFSLFD; encoded by the exons ATGTCTTCCACCGGTGAACTCGCTTGCACTTATGCTTGTTTGATCCTTCACGATGATGACATTCCTGTTACT GCGGAGAAAATTGGCACACTGGTGAAAGCTGCAAACTTGAAGGTGGAATCATATTGGCCCAGCCTTTTTGCGAAGCTTTGTCAGAAGATGAATGTAGATGATCTTGTCATGAACGTTGGCGCTGGTGGAGCCACCGCTGCTACCGTCGCTGTTGCTGCTCCTCCTCCTCCTAATACCGGTGACGACATTGCAACTGCACCTTCCGCCAGTGACAAGAAGAAG gaagaaaaggaAGAGAGTGATGATGAGTTGATGTTTAGCTTGTTTGATTAG